A window of the Gemmatimonadaceae bacterium genome harbors these coding sequences:
- a CDS encoding elongation factor G codes for MPEYRGSEIRNVAVVGHGASGKTSLVDALAFVSGSSKRHGSVKDGTSLTDTAPEEVERGYSINLGCAYAEWMNTKINLIDTPGYLDFQGDAVAGLAAADGALCVVSATAGIEVGTERMFREAVRRRDPVLFVASMMDKEHASFDDVVDQIRARLTNKVIPVEVPIGEGPEFHGIINLFTRKAHLYKRGVKGGNYDEVEIPAEHRPQFDKYYEQLIETIAATDDSLLERYLEGGEIPREDAVAAMKEAMKQMELFPLFCISSELNYGTQAVLSTIVELMPTAWEMEELHAFKGAEGDRTVEIHAIDDAPFAALAFKTTSEPHVGEVTFFRIFSGRVENGAEVFNATRDGVEKLNHLSITQGKDRTEQAVLHAGDIGCVAKLRNTHTNDTLSTRQHPVRLPQIAFPEGALQMAVHAAARADEEKLQAGLHKLHDEDPTFEMHYNAETHETIVSGLGERHLEVTLAKLKRRYGVEADLTKPSIAYRETLRGTGEGQGRHKKQSGGRGQFGDCWVRFSPLPRGGGYEFVDRIVGGAIPSKFIPAVDRGVQEAAVRGILAGYPLVDFRAEVYDGSYHTVDSNEMSFKMAGILGFKAVAPKCKPVLLEPLDDLEITTPDEYLGDVLGDLSSRRGHIMGTDSTPDGARVRAVIPQAELHMYASALQSMTQGRAMFIHRFHGYEEMPPDAAQRVIAESSKEHEEALAH; via the coding sequence ATGCCAGAATATCGAGGGTCAGAAATCCGGAACGTGGCGGTAGTGGGACACGGGGCGAGCGGCAAGACCAGCCTGGTCGATGCGCTCGCCTTCGTGTCTGGATCCAGCAAGCGCCACGGCTCCGTGAAGGACGGCACGTCGCTCACCGACACGGCCCCTGAAGAAGTGGAGCGCGGCTACTCGATCAATCTGGGTTGCGCGTACGCCGAGTGGATGAACACCAAGATCAATCTCATCGACACGCCGGGATACCTCGACTTCCAGGGCGACGCGGTCGCCGGACTCGCCGCCGCCGACGGCGCGCTCTGCGTGGTGAGCGCCACGGCGGGGATCGAGGTGGGCACCGAACGCATGTTTCGCGAGGCCGTGCGGCGGCGCGATCCGGTGCTGTTCGTGGCCTCGATGATGGACAAGGAGCACGCCAGCTTCGACGACGTGGTGGACCAGATCCGCGCCCGCCTCACCAACAAGGTCATTCCGGTCGAGGTGCCGATCGGCGAAGGGCCGGAGTTCCACGGGATCATCAACCTGTTCACGAGAAAGGCGCATCTGTACAAGCGCGGGGTGAAGGGCGGGAACTACGACGAGGTCGAGATCCCGGCCGAGCACCGGCCGCAGTTCGACAAGTACTACGAGCAGCTCATCGAGACCATCGCCGCCACCGACGACTCCCTGCTGGAGCGGTACCTGGAGGGCGGCGAGATCCCGCGGGAAGACGCCGTCGCCGCGATGAAGGAAGCGATGAAGCAGATGGAGCTGTTCCCCCTGTTCTGCATATCCAGCGAACTCAACTACGGGACCCAGGCGGTGCTGAGCACGATCGTCGAACTGATGCCCACGGCGTGGGAGATGGAGGAGCTGCACGCCTTCAAGGGCGCCGAGGGCGATCGCACGGTGGAGATCCACGCCATCGACGACGCGCCGTTCGCCGCGCTCGCCTTCAAGACGACGTCCGAGCCGCACGTGGGCGAGGTGACGTTCTTCCGCATCTTCTCGGGCCGGGTGGAGAACGGGGCCGAGGTGTTCAACGCCACCCGCGACGGCGTCGAGAAGCTGAACCATCTGTCGATCACGCAGGGCAAGGATCGGACGGAGCAGGCGGTTCTCCATGCCGGCGACATCGGCTGCGTGGCCAAGCTCCGCAATACCCACACCAACGACACCCTGTCCACCCGCCAACATCCGGTGCGGCTCCCGCAGATCGCCTTCCCGGAGGGGGCGCTGCAGATGGCGGTGCACGCCGCCGCCCGCGCCGACGAGGAGAAGCTCCAGGCCGGACTCCACAAGCTGCACGACGAGGATCCGACGTTCGAGATGCACTACAACGCCGAGACCCACGAGACGATCGTATCGGGGCTGGGCGAACGGCACCTCGAGGTCACGCTGGCCAAGCTCAAGCGTCGGTACGGAGTCGAAGCCGACCTCACCAAACCCAGCATCGCGTACCGCGAGACGCTGCGAGGCACGGGTGAGGGGCAGGGCCGGCACAAGAAGCAGAGCGGCGGCCGCGGCCAGTTCGGCGATTGCTGGGTGCGGTTCTCCCCCCTCCCCCGCGGCGGGGGATACGAATTCGTGGATCGCATCGTGGGTGGCGCGATTCCCAGCAAGTTCATCCCCGCCGTGGACCGGGGCGTGCAGGAAGCCGCCGTCCGTGGCATCCTGGCCGGATACCCGCTCGTGGATTTCAGGGCCGAGGTCTACGACGGTTCGTACCACACCGTGGACTCCAACGAAATGTCGTTCAAGATGGCGGGCATCCTGGGGTTCAAGGCGGTGGCGCCAAAATGCAAGCCGGTGCTGCTCGAGCCGCTGGACGATCTCGAGATCACCACGCCGGACGAATATCTGGGCGACGTGCTCGGCGATCTGTCGTCGCGGCGCGGGCACATCATGGGAACCGACAGCACGCCCGACGGCGCCCGCGTGCGCGCCGTGATCCCGCAGGCCGAGCTGCACATGTATGCGAGCGCGCTGCAGTCCATGACCCAGGGACGCGCCATGTTCATCCACCGGTTCCACGGCTATGAAGAGATGCCGCCCGACGCCGCCCAGCGCGTGATCGCGGAGTCGAGCAAGGAGCATGAAGAAGCGCTGGCGCACTGA
- a CDS encoding AAA family ATPase has protein sequence MRELIDVVSATLAETSATARPVSLVSIELDRLQALRSALGPSGADDVCEQIARMLQRILRTGDYVQRVSDGELVVMLLGAGVTDARQVAHRIGAAVRGHEFSPGQSMRAVPAAPRVTISAGVAAAPDHGADPERLVSAARQACAGIAQRGGDGVAVARDAADSAALAVPDVGRFAGRLTERRTLFRLLDEAAAGHPRIVSIVGEPGSGTLTLARQLEPEVRLLGGSTVYGRGRMMSVRQPYGPWAGVLQTVRRVAPPPDQVWRELPKLVPTLPRDPAIPAGTKYRLMEEIAAYLRIATAKWPLVVVLDEMQWADEASWDTLDHLVEHLTDERLLVCITMRTGVEHTPAAERLAALQHHAGYQELHLSRLTREEVKRWLEAALDHQEVGRDLLAFVYRHTEGNPFLLTQLVRCLTEEGSLWNDGQQWQWKAVSGLRMPSDAEGILSRRLERFSASTHAVLSTAAVIGREFDVPLVEAAGAGSARAVEVAVEEGLASGVLQYTYERRRKAFLFTHESIADVLARSPSPEQARLRHERVARAMEARGDGTIAEIAQHYDAAGVAVDAYRTALDAATQAEALYALTTAGDFLQLAARNAPSPGDLAEGRVRLAQIAEALGRYDEEEELCDLALDWFAGEGDERRALTLRRMRERARKELGQPARRSLDALRVLDDAATQLGFDEERVAILTLLSQVHGRLGEPREAARIAAECVEMAERIGDPLLLAEALTRFGITVETESPKRARECYERALGLARAGGDIRAQVRCYNNLGIVLQLESQIDAARESLATAITLARAAGMADLWAAAALNLGLIIQKLGDYDRARELFSEALGLSASLKNTEYQLYALFNMAHAARESGQPASGAELYDATASLAQRIGQSDVEIGARAGEGLCLLAMNRGEEARRPLAEAESRMATRAEWFQGRELVETLRVLVAAAEGRRTDALEQFEQARALADATDLYSAAWFTAACADAIFRIDRGVARAAVERYASRVAGLGFTSLTDRYAILAAIS, from the coding sequence ATGCGCGAGCTGATAGACGTCGTTTCGGCGACGCTGGCCGAGACGAGTGCCACGGCGCGCCCGGTGTCACTCGTCTCGATCGAGCTCGACCGCCTGCAGGCCCTGCGTTCGGCGCTGGGTCCGTCGGGCGCCGATGACGTGTGCGAGCAGATCGCGCGCATGTTGCAGCGCATCCTGCGCACCGGCGACTACGTGCAACGGGTGTCGGACGGCGAGTTGGTCGTGATGCTCCTTGGCGCCGGCGTCACCGACGCGCGCCAGGTGGCGCATCGCATCGGGGCTGCCGTGCGCGGGCACGAATTCAGCCCCGGTCAATCCATGCGCGCCGTGCCCGCCGCTCCCCGCGTGACGATCTCGGCGGGGGTTGCCGCGGCCCCGGATCATGGGGCCGATCCGGAGCGACTCGTCTCGGCGGCGCGGCAGGCCTGCGCCGGCATCGCCCAGCGAGGCGGCGACGGCGTGGCCGTGGCGCGCGACGCTGCGGACAGCGCCGCGCTCGCCGTGCCGGACGTGGGCCGGTTTGCCGGTCGCCTGACCGAGCGTCGCACACTGTTCCGCCTGCTCGACGAGGCGGCCGCCGGACACCCGCGCATCGTCTCGATTGTCGGCGAACCGGGCAGCGGCACGCTCACGCTGGCGCGCCAGCTGGAACCCGAAGTTCGCCTGCTCGGTGGATCGACCGTGTATGGCCGCGGCCGGATGATGTCGGTGCGCCAGCCGTACGGGCCGTGGGCCGGCGTACTCCAGACCGTTCGCCGCGTGGCCCCGCCGCCGGATCAGGTGTGGCGCGAACTGCCGAAGCTCGTGCCCACCCTGCCGCGCGATCCGGCGATTCCGGCGGGAACCAAGTATCGGCTCATGGAGGAGATCGCGGCCTACCTGCGCATCGCCACCGCCAAGTGGCCGTTGGTCGTGGTGCTGGACGAGATGCAGTGGGCCGACGAAGCCTCGTGGGATACGCTCGACCATCTGGTGGAGCATCTGACCGACGAACGGCTGCTCGTCTGCATCACGATGCGCACGGGCGTCGAGCACACGCCGGCCGCCGAGCGGCTGGCGGCGCTCCAGCACCATGCCGGCTACCAGGAGCTCCATCTGTCGCGTCTGACGCGCGAGGAGGTGAAGCGCTGGCTCGAAGCCGCCCTGGATCACCAGGAGGTGGGGCGCGACCTCCTCGCGTTCGTGTATCGCCACACCGAGGGCAATCCGTTCCTCCTCACGCAACTGGTGCGCTGCCTGACCGAGGAAGGTTCGTTGTGGAACGACGGCCAACAGTGGCAATGGAAGGCGGTATCCGGGCTGCGGATGCCGTCGGACGCGGAGGGGATTCTGTCCCGCCGCCTCGAGCGGTTCTCGGCGAGCACGCACGCCGTGCTCTCCACCGCCGCGGTGATCGGCCGCGAGTTCGACGTGCCGCTGGTCGAGGCGGCGGGGGCCGGCAGCGCGCGCGCCGTGGAGGTGGCGGTGGAGGAGGGCCTGGCCTCGGGGGTGTTGCAGTACACCTACGAGCGCCGGCGCAAGGCATTCCTGTTCACGCACGAATCGATCGCCGACGTGCTGGCGCGCTCGCCGTCGCCCGAGCAGGCGCGGCTGCGGCACGAGCGCGTGGCGCGCGCCATGGAGGCGCGGGGCGACGGCACGATCGCCGAGATCGCCCAGCATTACGACGCGGCCGGCGTCGCCGTCGACGCCTACCGCACGGCGCTCGACGCCGCGACGCAGGCCGAAGCGTTGTACGCGCTCACCACGGCCGGCGACTTTCTGCAGCTGGCGGCGCGCAACGCGCCGTCGCCCGGTGATCTGGCCGAGGGGCGGGTGCGGCTGGCGCAGATCGCCGAGGCGCTGGGCCGGTACGACGAGGAAGAGGAACTGTGCGACCTCGCGCTCGACTGGTTCGCCGGCGAGGGCGACGAGCGGCGGGCGCTCACGTTGCGCCGCATGCGCGAGCGGGCGCGCAAGGAGTTGGGCCAGCCGGCCCGCCGGTCCCTCGATGCGCTGCGGGTGCTCGACGACGCGGCCACGCAGCTCGGCTTCGACGAGGAGCGCGTGGCCATCCTCACGCTGCTCTCGCAGGTGCATGGTCGGCTCGGCGAACCCCGCGAGGCGGCGCGGATCGCCGCCGAGTGCGTGGAGATGGCCGAGCGCATCGGCGATCCGCTGTTGCTCGCCGAGGCGCTCACGCGGTTCGGCATCACGGTGGAGACCGAATCGCCCAAGCGGGCGCGCGAGTGCTACGAGCGCGCCCTCGGCCTGGCCCGGGCGGGCGGGGACATCCGTGCTCAGGTGCGCTGCTACAACAATCTCGGCATCGTGCTCCAGCTCGAGAGCCAGATCGACGCGGCGCGTGAATCGCTCGCCACGGCCATCACGCTGGCGCGGGCGGCCGGCATGGCCGACCTCTGGGCGGCCGCGGCGCTCAATCTCGGACTCATCATCCAGAAGTTGGGTGATTATGACCGGGCGCGGGAACTGTTCAGCGAGGCGCTCGGGCTGTCGGCCTCGCTCAAGAACACGGAGTACCAGTTGTACGCGCTGTTCAACATGGCGCACGCCGCCCGGGAGAGCGGGCAGCCCGCATCGGGGGCCGAGCTGTACGACGCCACGGCGTCGCTGGCCCAGCGCATCGGGCAATCCGACGTGGAGATCGGCGCGCGGGCGGGCGAGGGGCTGTGCCTCCTCGCCATGAACCGCGGCGAGGAGGCCCGGCGTCCGCTGGCCGAAGCCGAGAGCCGGATGGCCACGCGCGCCGAGTGGTTCCAGGGGCGGGAGCTCGTGGAGACGTTGCGCGTGCTCGTGGCGGCGGCGGAGGGACGCCGTACCGACGCCCTCGAGCAGTTCGAGCAGGCGCGGGCCCTCGCCGACGCCACCGACCTCTACAGCGCGGCGTGGTTCACCGCCGCCTGCGCCGATGCGATCTTCCGGATCGACCGCGGGGTGGCCCGTGCGGCGGTGGAGCGCTACGCATCCCGCGTGGCGGGTTTGGGATTCACTTCGCTCACCGACCGATATGCGATTCTCGCCGCGATTTCGTGA
- a CDS encoding DUF1800 domain-containing protein, protein MRFRSYIWLWLPAVGALGSCASGAPSATAAAAPAMAPVAELREQLPEQQILQVLNRLAYGPRPGDVEQVRAMGVDQWIARQLTPDRIDDHVADSALARYHMLDTPTRDIVQSFQDIQRARREEQLAMKADDDTATQRNARQQYLRAHPELRELQQRVQGPVNQLMSAQLARAVLSERQLDEVMVEFWENHFSVYVGKGQTRNFLNAYDREVIRPHVLGKFRDLLGAVAHSPAMLFYLDNWESQADSTHATLAANGRVATAAQRRRVLETIERARPDQLPPRLRNMSAEQRRRLIQQMQQSRKRGLNENYARELMELHTLGVDGGYTQQDVIEVARCLTGWSIDLRTGEFIFRPQMHDADAKVVLGHRIAAGRGEEDGEQVLDILASSPATAHFIARKLVVRFVSDSPPPALVERAAQTFLHTGGDIREVVRTIVTSPEFFSNAAYRAKVKTPFELVASALRAVNAKPDTTPRLAGLVALLGEPEFGRQTPDGWPDQGDAWMNTGAILDRINFGLLLASSRLPGAPLANWTYAQQLRRAPHAQQVDGVIHAILGGEVSQVTRDVLLTGENPFLKKAQSDSLANMGGAVASNAMERGRGGRGGYNALTRPVNLSGLPLVVGLALGAPEFQRR, encoded by the coding sequence ATGCGGTTCCGTTCCTATATATGGTTGTGGCTGCCCGCCGTTGGCGCGCTGGGGTCCTGCGCCAGCGGCGCGCCCTCGGCCACGGCGGCGGCGGCACCGGCCATGGCACCGGTGGCGGAGCTGCGCGAGCAGCTACCGGAGCAGCAGATCCTGCAGGTTCTCAATCGGCTGGCCTATGGGCCGCGCCCCGGAGATGTCGAGCAGGTGCGGGCCATGGGGGTGGACCAGTGGATCGCGCGCCAGCTCACCCCGGATCGCATCGACGATCACGTGGCCGATTCGGCGCTGGCCCGATATCACATGCTCGACACGCCGACGCGGGACATCGTGCAGTCGTTTCAGGACATACAGCGCGCTCGCCGCGAGGAACAGCTCGCGATGAAGGCGGACGACGACACGGCAACGCAGCGCAACGCGCGGCAGCAATATCTGCGCGCCCATCCCGAGCTCCGGGAGTTGCAGCAGCGGGTGCAGGGCCCGGTGAACCAACTGATGTCGGCGCAACTGGCGCGGGCCGTGCTCAGCGAGCGACAGCTCGACGAAGTGATGGTGGAGTTCTGGGAGAACCACTTCAGCGTGTATGTGGGCAAGGGCCAGACGCGGAATTTTCTCAACGCCTACGACCGCGAGGTGATCCGTCCCCATGTGCTGGGCAAGTTCCGCGATCTATTGGGCGCGGTGGCGCACAGCCCGGCGATGCTGTTCTATCTGGACAATTGGGAGAGCCAGGCCGACAGCACGCATGCCACGCTCGCCGCCAACGGTCGCGTGGCCACGGCGGCGCAGCGCCGCCGCGTGCTGGAGACGATCGAGCGGGCGCGGCCCGATCAGCTTCCACCGCGGCTGCGCAACATGTCGGCCGAGCAGCGGCGGAGACTCATCCAGCAGATGCAGCAGTCGCGCAAGCGCGGCCTCAACGAGAACTACGCCCGCGAGCTGATGGAACTGCACACCCTGGGCGTGGACGGCGGCTACACGCAGCAGGACGTGATCGAGGTGGCGCGGTGCCTCACGGGATGGAGCATCGATCTGCGCACCGGCGAGTTCATCTTCCGACCGCAGATGCACGATGCCGACGCCAAGGTCGTGCTCGGGCACCGGATCGCCGCCGGGCGCGGCGAAGAGGACGGCGAGCAGGTGCTGGACATTCTCGCCAGCAGCCCGGCCACGGCGCACTTCATCGCTCGCAAGCTGGTGGTGCGATTCGTGAGCGACAGCCCGCCGCCGGCGCTCGTGGAACGCGCGGCGCAGACGTTCCTGCACACCGGCGGCGACATCCGCGAGGTGGTGCGCACGATCGTCACGTCGCCGGAGTTCTTCAGCAACGCGGCCTATCGCGCGAAGGTGAAGACGCCGTTCGAGTTGGTGGCCAGCGCGCTCCGGGCCGTGAACGCCAAGCCCGACACCACGCCGCGGCTGGCCGGGCTCGTGGCGCTGCTCGGCGAGCCGGAGTTCGGCCGACAGACGCCCGACGGGTGGCCCGATCAGGGCGACGCGTGGATGAACACGGGCGCGATCCTCGATCGGATCAACTTCGGCCTGCTGCTGGCCAGCAGCCGGCTGCCCGGTGCGCCGCTCGCCAACTGGACGTACGCCCAGCAACTGCGTCGCGCGCCCCACGCCCAGCAGGTGGACGGCGTGATCCATGCGATCCTCGGCGGGGAGGTGTCGCAGGTCACGCGCGACGTGCTGCTCACGGGCGAGAATCCATTCCTCAAGAAAGCACAAAGCGACTCTCTCGCTAACATGGGAGGCGCCGTGGCGTCGAACGCGATGGAACGAGGTCGGGGCGGACGCGGCGGATACAACGCGCTCACGCGGCCGGTGAATCTGTCCGGATTGCCGCTGGTGGTGGGCCTCGCGTTGGGCGCACCGGAATTTCAACGCAGGTAG
- a CDS encoding DUF1501 domain-containing protein codes for MHRRVFVKSGALALVTMGLSPSFLRRSVFAAELPRARKGKTLICIFQRGAADALNVVVPHGEAAYYRMRPTIAIPQPTRNTPGAAIDLDGFFGLHPAMAPFKPLWDRGLLTAVHAVGSPSNTRSHFDAQDYMESGTPDDKGTPDGWLNRYLAARGTCAECEVKAPPPFRAVSMTPQTPRILEGKSPVVAMNDLDEFTIRTGGSAAAELEALYMTGSSDVVHAAGGDMFEAMKVLRAANPEQYQPRNGARYPDSPFGQHLKQIAQLIKSDVGLEIAFADVGGWDTHVNQGGSTGQLAQRLDDFSTSLAALVADLGDRMDDVTILTMSEFGRTARQNGNGGTDHGHASSMFVIGGDVKGHKVHGKWPGLEPEQLNEDRDLALTTDFRSLFSEVVGKHLGATAFERIFPGFAVDKSTWVGVL; via the coding sequence ATGCATCGTCGCGTATTCGTGAAATCGGGCGCGCTGGCGCTCGTCACCATGGGCCTCTCGCCGAGCTTTCTGCGGCGCAGCGTGTTCGCCGCCGAGCTTCCGCGGGCGCGGAAGGGCAAGACGCTGATCTGCATCTTCCAGCGGGGCGCCGCCGACGCGCTCAACGTGGTCGTGCCGCACGGCGAAGCGGCCTACTATCGCATGCGGCCCACGATCGCGATTCCACAGCCGACGCGGAACACGCCCGGCGCGGCGATCGACCTCGACGGATTCTTCGGCCTGCATCCGGCCATGGCGCCATTCAAGCCGCTGTGGGATCGCGGATTGCTCACCGCGGTGCACGCCGTGGGCAGCCCGAGCAACACCCGGTCCCACTTCGACGCCCAGGACTACATGGAGAGCGGCACGCCCGACGACAAGGGCACGCCCGACGGCTGGCTCAACCGGTACCTCGCCGCGCGCGGAACGTGCGCCGAGTGCGAGGTGAAGGCGCCGCCGCCGTTCCGCGCCGTCTCGATGACGCCGCAGACGCCCCGCATTCTGGAGGGCAAGTCGCCGGTGGTGGCGATGAACGACCTGGATGAATTCACCATCCGCACCGGCGGCAGCGCCGCCGCCGAGCTCGAAGCGCTGTACATGACCGGCTCGTCGGACGTGGTGCACGCCGCGGGCGGCGACATGTTCGAGGCGATGAAGGTGCTGCGCGCCGCGAATCCCGAGCAGTACCAACCGCGCAACGGCGCCCGGTATCCCGACTCGCCATTCGGCCAGCATCTGAAGCAGATCGCCCAACTCATCAAGTCCGACGTCGGCCTCGAGATCGCGTTCGCCGACGTGGGCGGCTGGGACACGCACGTGAACCAGGGTGGATCCACCGGCCAGCTGGCGCAGCGTCTGGACGACTTCTCCACGTCGCTCGCCGCACTGGTCGCCGACCTGGGCGATCGCATGGACGACGTGACGATCTTGACGATGTCTGAATTCGGCCGCACCGCGCGTCAGAACGGGAATGGTGGAACAGATCACGGTCACGCGAGTTCAATGTTCGTGATCGGCGGCGACGTGAAGGGACACAAGGTGCACGGCAAGTGGCCGGGCCTCGAGCCCGAGCAGCTCAACGAAGACCGCGATCTGGCGTTGACGACGGATTTCCGGAGTCTGTTCTCCGAAGTCGTGGGCAAGCATCTCGGCGCCACGGCGTTCGAGCGGATCTTTCCGGGATTCGCGGTGGATAAGAGCACATGGGTAGGGGTGCTGTGA